A region of Streptomyces cinnamoneus DNA encodes the following proteins:
- a CDS encoding tyrosine-protein phosphatase: MPQQFDASTITNLRDLGGIALVGNSAVRPGLLLRSGQLDRLDPAADPSVAALGIHTVVDLRTEKERRERPDRLPEGARLIVADVLAGAFSRHRAGDAPAGGEVPARLEDVLGNPAVADEYLGGGKAEKLMCDTYRTFVTSESACQAYGLLLTTLAEPDCGPVLFHCTAGKDRTGWAATVVLLLLGADEETAGREYLAVAPAVRAAFAPLIDGFTAVGGDPEIAGAILGVRPAYLAAALEAMRWAYGSVEGYVRDGLGISDAAVDRIRARCVA, translated from the coding sequence ATGCCGCAGCAGTTCGATGCCTCGACGATCACCAATCTCCGCGACCTCGGCGGCATCGCGCTCGTCGGCAACTCCGCCGTCCGCCCCGGCCTGCTGCTGCGCTCCGGCCAGCTCGACCGGCTGGACCCGGCCGCCGACCCGTCCGTGGCGGCCCTCGGCATCCACACCGTCGTGGACCTGCGCACCGAGAAGGAGCGCCGGGAGCGCCCCGACCGGCTGCCGGAGGGGGCCCGCCTGATCGTCGCGGACGTGCTGGCGGGCGCGTTCTCGCGGCACCGCGCGGGCGACGCCCCGGCCGGCGGCGAGGTGCCCGCGAGGCTGGAGGACGTGCTGGGCAACCCGGCGGTCGCCGACGAGTACCTGGGCGGCGGCAAGGCGGAGAAGCTGATGTGCGACACCTACCGCACGTTCGTGACCTCGGAGTCCGCCTGCCAGGCCTACGGGCTGCTGCTGACCACGCTCGCCGAGCCGGACTGCGGCCCGGTGCTCTTCCACTGCACGGCGGGCAAGGACCGCACCGGCTGGGCGGCCACCGTGGTCCTGCTGCTGCTCGGCGCGGACGAGGAGACGGCCGGGCGGGAGTACCTGGCCGTCGCCCCGGCCGTGCGGGCGGCCTTCGCGCCGCTCATCGACGGCTTCACGGCCGTGGGCGGCGACCCGGAGATCGCCGGCGCGATCCTCGGCGTGCGCCCGGCCTACCTCGCGGCCGCCCTGGAGGCGATGCGCTGGGCGTACGGGTCCGTGGAGGGGTACGTGCGCGACGGGCTCGGCATCTCCGACGCGGCCGTCGACCGCATCCGCGCCCGCTGCGTCGCCTGA